In Selenomonas dianae, a genomic segment contains:
- a CDS encoding O-linked N-acetylglucosamine transferase, SPINDLY family protein, with amino-acid sequence MSWMDDYTALREDIHQGYIYEAIEAILYLRAHEEIPADEQWRFSEMMGACCGALADTEGAIAAYFEAATEDKFLRSQRQHFSNYLYLCHAVPNLTPKELKAQFDMYATLYRHEEPLPPRADVRHERLRIGFLAPHFLSSSSALFYEELLRGLTEQYDVYVYSLSDRVDAFTERLRGMVNYHVIANLSIAEQAEWIRADEIDVLVDIGGHTDGGMTLMVLAHRPAPVQISGIGWFATTGVPFVDGFLTDEVLSPVGSEEFYSEELLRLPHAFHFTPDEAMCARAVAERPADAPVTFGVFQNFMKINEECLKVWGRILKKLPQAQLILQDAAVDSPLRVTTIIEMIEGLKLPAKRIFVRTGKRDYLGDYGDIDIALDTFPYTGGASTATALYMGVPVVTLRGETHHASRLGAAMLTAAGKATWIAEDVRGYEQLAVRMVEDIAAVRANRAALRAEVEKSALMDGASYLAAFSGEMERLWAEHGDFAR; translated from the coding sequence GCGTGCTGCGGTGCACTCGCCGATACGGAGGGCGCGATTGCGGCGTATTTCGAGGCGGCGACGGAGGATAAATTTCTCCGCAGTCAACGGCAGCATTTTTCCAACTATCTCTACCTCTGTCACGCCGTCCCGAACCTCACGCCAAAGGAACTCAAGGCGCAGTTCGATATGTATGCGACGCTCTACCGCCATGAGGAGCCGCTGCCGCCGCGTGCAGATGTACGCCATGAGCGGCTTCGGATCGGCTTTCTCGCGCCGCATTTTCTCAGCTCGTCCTCTGCGCTCTTCTACGAGGAGCTTCTGCGTGGGCTGACGGAGCAGTACGATGTCTATGTGTACTCCCTCAGTGACCGTGTGGATGCCTTTACCGAGCGCTTGCGCGGCATGGTGAACTACCATGTGATTGCAAATCTCTCCATCGCGGAGCAGGCGGAGTGGATCCGTGCGGACGAGATCGACGTGCTCGTTGACATCGGCGGACACACGGATGGCGGCATGACCCTCATGGTGCTTGCGCACCGTCCTGCGCCCGTGCAGATTTCGGGTATCGGTTGGTTCGCGACGACGGGCGTACCCTTTGTCGATGGCTTTTTGACAGATGAGGTACTCTCCCCTGTGGGATCGGAGGAGTTTTACAGCGAGGAGCTGCTGCGTCTGCCGCACGCGTTTCATTTCACACCGGATGAGGCGATGTGTGCGCGTGCGGTGGCGGAGCGTCCCGCGGATGCGCCCGTGACCTTCGGCGTGTTCCAGAACTTTATGAAGATCAACGAGGAGTGCCTCAAGGTCTGGGGGCGGATTCTGAAAAAACTGCCGCAGGCACAGCTCATTTTGCAGGATGCCGCCGTAGACAGCCCTCTGCGCGTGACGACGATCATTGAGATGATCGAGGGGCTGAAACTGCCCGCGAAGCGCATTTTTGTGCGGACAGGAAAACGGGACTACCTTGGGGACTACGGGGACATCGACATTGCGCTCGATACCTTTCCCTATACGGGCGGCGCATCGACCGCAACCGCGCTCTACATGGGCGTGCCTGTCGTCACACTGCGCGGGGAGACGCACCATGCGTCGCGGCTCGGGGCGGCGATGCTCACGGCAGCGGGGAAAGCAACGTGGATTGCGGAGGATGTACGTGGGTATGAGCAGCTTGCTGTTCGGATGGTGGAGGATATTGCTGCCGTCCGCGCGAACCGTGCAGCACTGCGTGCCGAGGTGGAGAAGTCCGCATTGATGGATGGAGCATCCTACCTTGCCGCGTTTTCGGGTGAGATGGAACGCCTGTGGGCAGAGCACGGGGATTTTGCACGGTGA